A DNA window from Naumovozyma dairenensis CBS 421 chromosome 8, complete genome contains the following coding sequences:
- the RIM13 gene encoding Rim13p (similar to Saccharomyces cerevisiae RIM13 (YMR154C); ancestral locus Anc_2.367) — protein sequence MEYWESYKHLLKAHYIGDQFTDIPNALSELNRKVLSTYKDDATVIKFSLQLNKILKNRQQNNAAEKVMWMTSSFKDHFYPPISIDEAAPIFWNSNHKSYIELKKEDSLYLEKYPLKTPLCDRSTDSITTESDHAIEQCEDITDCSTVATLIALDNSHFKNILAVRYLSSNIYQLNFCFNGSATRLVTVDTSYIPTSNKKRALLLSGGTEHIIEKSHSQLSMKSPNIIYKVVELAYLTTFFGSYVTTGSNFAIDTFRITGFLPEIMSTEPSNFLKCIKYSRTGLALTALGTDILVDAPFEMNSSSSAMNVDKNDVNSRFVPNHDYPIMNIDESGGTLTVRDPLDASNTYAVNSTEFTNSFKQLYVSWNHSKLFKFEKKLNCYYNTEKFNKFDLIWSKPIFNLTNCSSSATSELENVWILLESHLSESSEKRYAFLEEISSVDFNLELSSNSIRSRASQGASDIGLQLLKVQLNSNEMKRFYCHSTDSNAFTIHIYSNSESIQIKKEIGCSILETNPPNLINKFEFDLSNSVDSIRDMMGNKFSRAAKFEISINPEFEGGEKEYLVNIGVITEKIQNRNIYPIFQVYHLYDKAFRNPVNTFTNPNIFPSKCFKSNFQLQSNEKYLLAVSTTNSDADFEKLLILLQSQILSTEQAPAFQLKRVYPDYGNLPYQMQSELMETNSYLEILNTSELTNECFLRVIINHGQDGAKVYNRSSFIIDIIEQETDAILYSVPYVDGVDAIAKDHAGIFDGGIVFENVQIPGNSFITVRLRNAKTVNGRTYVTVLIGSRRKVRVSVK from the coding sequence ATGGAATATTGGGAAAGTTACAAACATCTTTTGAAGGCACATTATATCGGAGATCAGTTTACCGATATTCCTAATGCTTTGTCGGAGTTGAATAGGAAAGTTCTTAGTACTTATAAAGATGATGCAACTGTCATCAAATTCTCCTtacaattgaataaaatcCTCAAAAATAGACAGCAAAATAATGCTGCTGAAAAGGTCATGTGGATGACTTCGTCTTTTAAAGATCACTTCTATCCCCCAATATCAATCGATGAGGCTGCGCCAATTTTTTGGAACTCCAATCACAAAAGTTATATCGAATTAAAAAAGGAGGATAGCTTATATCTTGAGAAATATCCATTAAAAACACCATTATGTGATAGGAGCACAGATAGTATCACGACAGAGAGCGACCATGCCATCGAACAATGTGAGGACATTACAGATTGTTCCACAGTAGCCACTTTGATAGCTTTAGATAATAGTCATTTCAAGAATATCCTCGCTGTAAGGTACCTCTCTTCTAATATTTACCAGTTGAATTTTTGCTTTAATGGATCGGCTACCAGATTAGTTACTGTCGACACTTCGTATATTCCTACTTCTAATAAAAAGAGAGCTTTGCTTCTCTCTGGGGGAACCGAACatataatagaaaaaaGTCACTCGCAACTATCCATGAAGAGCCccaatataatatataagGTAGTCGAATTAGCGTACTTAACTACTTTTTTTGGTTCATATGTTACAACAGGATCCAATTTCGCCATAGACACCTTCAGGATCACCGGATTTCTGCCCGAGATTATGTCGACAGAACCATCAAATTTTCTCAAATGTATAAAATATTCTAGAACAGGGTTAGCTTTAACTGCCTTAGGTACCGATATATTAGTTGACGCCCCATTTGAGATGAATTCAAGCTCCTCTGCTATGAATGTTGATAAAAACGACGTTAACTCACGATTTGTACCAAATCATGATTATCCTATAATGAATATAGATGAATCCGGCGGAACACTTACAGTACGCGATCCCTTAGATGCATCCAACACATACGCAGTCAACTCGACGGAATTTACGAATTCTTTCAAACAACTATACGTCTCATGGAACCACTCAAAACTTTTTAAAttcgaaaaaaaattgaactGCTATTATAACACTGAAAAGTTCAATAAGTTTGATTTGATATGGAGCAAACCGATTTTTAACCTTACAAACTGTTCTAGTTCTGCGACCTcagaattggaaaatgttTGGATCCTCTTAGAAAGTCACCTATCAGAATCATCTGAAAAACGATATGCGtttcttgaagaaatttcTAGTGTGGATTTTAACTTAGAATTATCCTCCAATAGTATACGATCAAGAGCGTCACAAGGTGCATCGGATATTGGGTTACAATTACTTAAAGTTCAGTTAAACTCgaatgaaatgaaaaggTTTTATTGTCATTCTACAGATTCTAACGCTTTTACtattcatatttattcGAATTCGGAAAGTATCCAAATAAAGAAGGAAATTGGTTGTAGTATCCTGGAGACGAATCCACCCAATCTGATTAATaagtttgaatttgatcttTCAAATAGTGTAGATAGCATTCGAGATATGATGGGTAACAAGTTCTCTAGAGCTGCTAAGTttgaaatatcaataaatcCTGAATTTGAAGGAGGAGAAAAAGAGTATTTGGTTAATATTGGCGTGATAACGGAAAAAATCCAGAATAGAAATATCTATCCAATATTTCAAGTATATCATTTATATGATAAGGCATTCCGCAACCCAGTAAATACCTTTACAAATCCTAACATTTTTCCTTCAAAATGTTTTAAATCGAATTTCCAGCTGCAGTCTAATGAAAAGTACCTACTGGCCGTTTCGACTACCAATTCAGATGCTGACTTCGAAaagttattaatattactGCAGTCTCAAATATTATCGACAGAACAAGCACCTGCTTTCCAATTAAAACGAGTATATCCTGACTATGGTAACTTACCTTATCAAATGCAATCAGAGCTAATGGAAACAAATAGTTATTTAGAGATTTTAAATACATCAGAGCTTACAAATGAATGTTTTCTCCGAGTTATCATTAACCATGGACAAGATGGTGCTAAAGTTTATAATCGTTCAAGtttcattattgatattatagAACAAGAAACGGATGCAATTTTATACTCTGTTCCATATGTAGACGGAGTTGATGCCATTGCTAAGGATCATGCGGGTATCTTCGATGGTGGTATTGTTTTCGAGAATGTCCAAATACCAGGGAATTCATTTATAACGGTTCGTTTAAGAAATGCGAAAACTGTAAATGGGCGTACCTATGTCACAGTTTTAATTGGAAGCAGAAGAAAGGTAAGAGTAAGTGTCaagtaa
- the NUP53 gene encoding FG-nucleoporin NUP53 (similar to Saccharomyces cerevisiae ASM4 (YDL088C) and NUP53 (YMR153W); ancestral locus Anc_2.369), giving the protein MFGTQYTSSSGTQSQPSTNVSTNRFANVSILSHDPVTNRQLPYQYQSQQLQQGQGQQLPQQGQQQQTLQQQQQAQHSSYTSNFAQNSNTPTWYNNPKKRVIPQNIVKRSTRGTSSSSPLRSESSDNSIRSKRSINFANSNTINKSTNVSNYNSGFNTISFGSKKGASTHNTNDQDLSLLLSDSNEAPPMVSIHDWKEDEYGSLPILPSQSASGQIFSSDAAENIPNTSMIGSNNNTSIFPVSTPLSVNNSRMFTNAFDKENALSTANTNIFASSSAAAGDVKAESNGLETSRRQDIARNDIAAIIVFGYPESISNSIITHFAHFGTILEDFDVLRSISGINLSTLRNRSKDSKYVKKYPIFTGDGWVKLTYENSSSASRALQENGTVFSGSLIGCIPYTKAAVEQLASCKISNVDDIGENNIISDSNIINKETNLTSNNNYAVNVDNINNTSFLATTPLVSSFQPSTPFKQSFDKSTVEPSVEGVDKENFHTNKPNIIPLTNQSSPLRPTAQNASQNPHRLNIKDGKSLFLHNTDTNRTTFFQRLESNMREDESKLSQMNYQNNPNKKNNNNDNKGIKQSITHSFNNWLFGWNDL; this is encoded by the coding sequence ATGTTTGGGACACAATATACGTCATCGAGTGGAACTCAATCACAACCTTCCACAAATGTTAGTACAAATAGGTTCGCAAACGTCTCAATATTATCTCATGATCCAGTGACAAATAGGCAACTACCCTATCAGTATCAAAGTCAACAGCTGCAGCAGGGGCAAGGACAACAACTTCCACAGCAGGggcaacaacaacaaacactacagcaacagcaacaggCTCAACACTCGTCATATACATCAAATTTTGCGCAGAACTCTAATACTCCGACTTGGTATAATAATCCAAAGAAAAGAGTCATCCCACAAAATATTGTCAAAAGGTCTACTAGAGGAACATCTTCGTCTTCTCCGCTGAGAAGTGAATCTTCTGATAACTCCATTAGAAGTAAGCGTTCAATCAATTTCGCAAATAGCaatacaataaataaaagcACAAACGTTTCTAACTATAATTCAGGTTTTAATACCATTTCATTTGGCTCGAAAAAAGGTGCCTCAACTCATAATACCAATGATCAAGATTTAAGTTTGCTTTTATCTGATTCAAATGAAGCCCCTCCAATGGTTTCGATCCATGACTggaaagaagatgaatatgGATCATTACCAATTTTACCATCACAATCTGCTTCCGgacaaatattttcatctgACGCTGCTGAGAACATACCAAATACTTCAATGATCGGaagtaataacaatacatCTATTTTCCCAGTATCTACACCTCTATCAGTTAATAACTCACGAATGTTTACAAACGCTTTcgataaagaaaatgcaTTATCGACTGCTAATACGAACATCTTCGCTTCATCATCTGCCGCAGCTGGTGATGTGAAAGCTGAATCTAACGGATTAGAAACTAGTAGAAGACAAGATATTGCTCGAAATGATATTGCAGCAATCATAGTTTTTGGTTATCCAgaatcaatatcaaattcaattattacTCATTTTGCACATTTTGGTACCATTTTGGAAGATTTTGACGTACTAAGGTCCATATCAGGTATTAACTTATCAACATTGAGAAATCGTTCTAAAGATTCAAAATACGTTAAGAAATATCCAATTTTCACTGGTGATGGATGGGTTAAGTTAACTTACGAAAACTCTTCATCTGCATCGCGTGCTTTACAAGAAAATGGAACTGTATTCTCAGGTTCATTAATTGGTTGTATACCTTACACAAAAGCTGCTGTTGAACAATTAGCTTCTTGTAAGATTAGTAATGTCGATGACATTGGagaaaacaatattatttcaGATTCTAACATTATAAATAAGGAAACAAACTTAACTAGTAACAACAATTACGCAGTGAATGtagataatattaataatacaagTTTCCTTGCAACAACACCTTTAGTATCATCATTCCAACCATCCACTCCATTCAAACAATCGTTCGACAAAAGTACTGTAGAACCTTCAGTGGAAGGTGTcgataaagaaaattttcataCTAATAAACCAAACATCATACCTTTAACCAACCAATCTTCTCCCTTAAGACCAACAGCACAGAACGCTTCTCAAAATCCTCATCGCTTAAACATCAAAGATGGGAAATCCTTATTTTTGCATAATACGGACACAAATAGAACAACGTTTTTCCAAAGATTGGAATCAAATATGCGTGAAGATGAAAGTAAACTCTCTCAAATGAACTATCAAAATAATCCtaataagaagaataataataatgataataaggGAATTAAACAATCAATAACACATAGCTTTAATAATTGGTTGTTTGGTTGGAATGATCtataa
- the TPP1 gene encoding polynucleotide 3'-phosphatase (similar to Saccharomyces cerevisiae TPP1 (YMR156C); ancestral locus Anc_2.360), producing MSHKLTVLPYLIKFTPKIPINSTQVGAQTKDNTESDTINESNTNELKINIYGFDLDHTVIKPKSPNSRFARSSTDWQFMTYSKNSHSKSTLQTLFEIVKNDPLGQIVIFSNQGGIVAIPPTSKSCIKFTDKVQLFLKAISEQDVEKKLINNIWIYAAPKQPASLFKSRKLKSATIKGKVTKSLNVGNESISKSTSTTTVLTPELFDSMRKPNIGMFKEFEKDFKLLVGNISTEIKCTGQLVWIYYCGDAAGRSNDFSDSDKKFAKNCGVDFKTPEEIF from the coding sequence ATGTCTCATAAGTTAACTGTACTGCCATATCTTATAAAATTCACTCCCAAAATACCAATTAACTCAACTCAAGTTGGAGCACAAACTAAAGACAATACAGAATCGGATACCATTAACGAAAGTAATACTAATGAGCTCAAGATAAACATATATGGATTTGATCTTGATCACACAGTCATCAAACCGAAGAGTCCTAATTCTCGTTTTGCAAGAAGTTCGACGGATTGGCAATTCATGAcatattccaaaaattcCCATTCTAAAAGCACATTACaaacattatttgaaatcgTTAAAAATGACCCTCTTGGTCAAATAGtcatattttcaaatcaagGTGGAATAGTAGCGATACCACCCACATCCAAAAGTTGTATAAAATTCACTGACAAGGTCCAATTGTTTCTTAAAGCCATCAGTGAACAAGATGTCGAGAAGAAACtgattaataatatatggATTTATGCAGCACCCAAACAACCTGCTTCTCTATTTAAAAGTAGGAAGCTGAAATCAGCAACTATTAAGGGCAAAGTTAccaaatctttaaatgTAGGAAACGAATCAATTAGCAAGAGTACTTCAACAACCACAGTTCTCACGCCTGAACTGTTCGATAGTATGAGGAAACCTAATATTGGTATGTTTAAAGAGTTTGAAAAGGACTTCAAATTGTTAGTAGGAAATATTAGCACTGAAATTAAATGCACAGGTCAGTTAGTCTGGATCTACTACTGTGGGGATGCAGCGGGAAGATCTAATGATTTTAGTGATTCAGACAAGAAATTTGCCAAAAATTGTGGAGTCGACTTTAAGACACCAGaagaaattttctaa
- the NDAI0H03090 gene encoding uncharacterized protein, whose translation MTNIVTRKTVTFINNQTPPTITETTLDLDTCYNSNEIVIEVHAAALNPIDFVVHEFSHPKLTSSTPKGYSRDYSGIIIRKGAEVAPIWDIGDHVNGMFHHVYADQGSLTNYLILDPTKKPAIGHIVENPSTSSSSENGINNNKFVTNAAWPLVFGTAYTALIDQGQIWNNDSRILVIGASTSVSNCFVQIAKNQLHVGTVVGICSSKSAEYNKKMGYDYTVSYDEGDGTISNLRKLMETPEFSGKKFDLIFDSVGNSEFFPVIHEFLKPKCDNSYYLTVVGDVKVTYEAPSLIRMASLSAPLRMYNPWSSFNYKAFFVPPRKDWMDFAARMITLDRFTPQIDSVFKFEEFQDALKRLRSNKAKGKVVISIKE comes from the coding sequence atgacAAACATCGTCACCAGAAAAACAGTTACTTTCATAAACAACCAAACCCCACCAACAATCACTGAAACCACATTAGATTTAGACACATGCTACAACAGTAATGAAATTGTTATCGAGGTCCACGCAGCTGCCCTAAATCCTATTGATTTCGTAGTTCACGAATTCAGTCATCCAAAATTGACCAGTTCAACACCAAAGGGTTACTCTCGTGATTATAGTGGTATAATCATACGTAAAGGTGCTGAAGTAGCTCCAATTTGGGACATTGGAGACCATGTGAATGGTATGTTCCATCATGTCTACGCTGACCAAGGTTCGTTAACTAATTATTTGATCTTGGACCCTACAAAGAAACCAGCTATAGGTCATATTGTTGAAAATCCAtctacttcttcttcttcagagaatggtattaataataataaatttgttaCAAATGCAGCTTGGCCACTTGTGTTTGGAACTGCATATACAGCGTTGATAGACCAGGGACAAATTTGGAACAATGACTCGAGAATCTTAGTGATTGGTGCTTCTACTTCTGTTAGTAACTGTTTTGTTCAAATTGCCAAGAATCAATTACATGTTGGAACTGTAGTCGGTATCTGTAGTAGTAAATCGGCGGAATATAACAAAAAGATGGGGTACGATTATACTGTTTCGTATGATGAAGGTGACGGGACAATTTCAAACCTTAGAAAGTTAATGGAAACTCCAGAATTCTCTGgtaaaaaatttgatttaatttttgattctgTTGGAAACAGTGAATTTTTCCCAGTTATTCATGAGTTTTTAAAGCCAAAATGTGACAATTCATATTATCTTACTGTCGTTGGTGATGTAAAAGTCACTTATGAGGCTCCTAGTTTAATAAGGATGGCATCTTTGTCTGCCCCATTGAGGATGTACAATCCATGGAGttcattcaattataaAGCCTTTTTTGTTCCACCAAGGAAAGATTGGATGGATTTTGCGGCACGTATGATTACTCTTGACAGATTTACTCCACAAATCGATTCAGTgttcaaatttgaagaatttcaaGATGCTCTTAAAAGACTACGTTCCAATAAGGCAAAAGGGAAAGTTGTCATTTCCATAAAGGAgtaa
- the NDAI0H03100 gene encoding uncharacterized protein (ancestral locus Anc_2.372), producing the protein MASIVTRKAVTFINNQTPATITESTLDLDKCYNENEIVIEVHAAALNPVDFLLHEFSNPRLSTKNPKGYSRDYSGIIVRKGAKVAPIWDIGDHVNGMFSHVYGEQGTLTNYLILDPVKQSSISHIVQNSSAAIDVGKKVPDEIEDRSGTKRDDFVKNAAWPLVFGTAYSCLMEQGQVWDKDSRILVLGASTAVSNCLVQIAKNQLHVGTVVGICSSKSLTYNKEIGFDYTVAYDQGDGFIANLRELMKTPEFVGKKFDLICDSVGTSEFFPVIQEFLKPRNENSYYVTVSGNEKYDYKNPTLGNFVTISGPVRRFNPWRTFNYKGIIVSPNQAYMDLGNRMITLGRFAPRIDSVYKFEEFQEAIDRLRSNRAKGKVVITIKE; encoded by the coding sequence atGGCAAGCATCGTAACAAGAAAAGCTGTTACGTTCATAAATAATCAGACACCAGCTACAATTACTGAGTCTACTTTGGATTTAGACAAGTgttataatgaaaatgaaatagtGATTGAAGTCCATGCAGCAGCATTGAACCCCGTCGACTTCTTACTCCATGAATTCTCCAATCCAAGACTCTCTACTAAGAATCCAAAGGGTTACTCTCGTGATTATAGTGGTATAATCGTACGTAAAGGTGCTAAAGTGGCTCCAATTTGGGATATTGGAGATCATGTAAATGGTATGTTTTCTCATGTCTACGGCGAGCAAGGTACGTTGACCAACTATTTGATATTGGACCCTGTTAAACAGTCATCAATCAGTCACATCGTTCAAAACTCCTCTGCTGCTATCGATGTTGGGAAGAAAGTCCCAGATGAAATTGAGGATAGGAGTGGAACGAAAAGGGATGACTTTGTTAAGAATGCTGCTTGGCCCCTTGTATTTGGTACAGCTTATTCGTGCTTAATGGAACAAGGTCAAGTTTGGGATAAGGACTCAAGAATCTTAGTGTTAGGTGCTTCCACTGCTGTTAGTAACTGTTTGGTTCAAATTGCTAAGAATCAATTACATGTCGGAACCGTTGTCGGAATTTGCAGTTCCAAATCATTGACGTACAACAAAGAAATCGGGTTCGATTATACAGTTGCGTATGATCAAGGTGATGGATTCATCGCTAACCTTAGAGAATTGATGAAAACTCCAGAATTTGTCGGTAAAAAGTTTGATTTGATTTGTGATTCTGTCGGGACAAGTGAGTTTTTCCCCGTTATTCAAGAGTTCTTAAAGccaagaaatgaaaattcGTATTATGTTACTGTCAGTGGTAATGAGAAATATGATTATAAAAACCCAACTCTTGGGAATTTTGTCACTATTTCTGGTCCTGTGAGAAGGTTCAATCCATGGAGAACATTCAATTATAAGGGTATAATAGTTTCCCCAAACCAAGCATATATGGACCTTGGGAACCGTATGATAACTCTGGGTAGATTTGCCCCTAGAATTGACTCCGTGTATAAATTCGAAGAATTTCAGGAAGCTATCGACAGACTTCGTTCGAATAGAGCAAAGGGTAAAGTCGTTATCACTATCAAGGAATAA